AGGGAAATGACTTTCCCAGCCTTCATACTgacctattttaaaataatcagtGTGACGGTGGATCATACATATGAGTAGGTACAGTGTTAACGTTGAGTAACCAGGCAACGGTTTACCTTTCGGACTGTTGGGCCCACTGCTAGGTTccacttatttatataaatattatattttaattcaaatcatttattcagtaaataggccgcaatgggcacttttacacgttctTTTTTTAACTTCCAgcacttacaaaataacattaatacaaaaataggtaggttaggttagttaggtaatTTCAGTTGCCTGAAGGGCAAAATACCCAGAAAAAGCCGAAAAGCAAAGCCATCGAAAAGCAGTTGGACAAACTATATTTGGACCACGGGTACGTCACGGTATTCATCTGAAGAGGTTCCCAACCTTCACACTGATGTGTCAGGTTTCCCATCCTTACTACTAGTATATAATATCgtaatttaagattgtttttggagtctttttgtatttcttatttcaactcaaattttgttacttttacggtcatcccgtgtcCCGTAAAACCCATTTATCTTCTTTCATACTAGTGTTGGCTGGTAAAATAATTTCCCTACCTTAACACTGGTGTGAAGGTGGGTCGGACGGGCACGCAATGTAGGGAACTATTAATTAGGTACCTCGCACAGGaattatcacgctaacacacacgagtaatatttaccacgacgtttcggcaacattacagtggccgtggtcacgagtagactgaagtgtggggtgtcaagtctacctagcagcgcgagtccttcgaactacccgcacttgatcacaaatagtaccggcactcgtatcacgaactacccgcacttggtcatttttatttgtcaccccatcacagcgacacacaacactaacaacgtccgatcgtcaatttcaacttcaacttcaactttttgcttaatggcaaccggtcgctttaggttagcaaccattactgccaatgacacctgacagcagcaaagtaTACATGTGTCTGACCGGTTATTAAAGGTTTTTCTAAACGGGGGTTGTATTTTAGTAGCGAGTTTGTTGCGTACCTGGAATAGACATACACATACaccgtccgatcgtccctcagaacattaatcccgacgccgacacttatttataaccaTTGAGCGTAATAATAACTCAATGTTTATAACTGGATTCCACgtagatgaaagcttataactatcgtcccggttgaaatttttatgcttttttatttcaactgtgCGTGCGTGCTGtgtgtgcgtggtattttgactatgagtgaaaatcacgaaagtttaagacattatattaggtacctacctactcgttaACTTGACATAGATACATAAATAGTTACGCTTGAAAAACCACCCTCCTCCGAGCAGTCGGGTACGGGTACACGTACACATTATGTTTCCCTACTTCCCTTGATCTCGCTATGATATGACATACGAATTTACCGATTatccatctttttttttagttttcatatACTTTGTAAAAGGTTCTAAGGGGAAAAAATCAAGAAATTGCGCAGACAGAACATTTAAGGAAGTCTAGTTACTCGTTTGAGCGTGCAACTGTATGTAGATACTTACATAAGTAGCTAGTGTAACTAGTTTTTAGTTCTACTTTTTTTTCGGCCTGAGTACCTAATACAATACTTACGTGGCAACCAGTAAAGTATTGTCGCCGTAGTTCTTGGAAAGATGTTGAACAGACCATGTGTAAATGCTCCAGCAAATGGTTTTTGCTCATGAGGAGACAACTTGTAGTAAACTATTCCACGAATGAAGGCCAATTCACCGAAATGTTTtcccattttaatttatttaaaacttaaaaacgtTAGCTTCTATAAGTGGACGTcaaaatattcatacaaattttatttttaagaagaaataaaataaacagtagAAGACATCCAAAGAGGTTTGTCTTTATAAaattactagcttatgcccgcgacttcgtctgcgcggatccaTGTTAttgcgcggtggcgccctctactgGAATAAAAGGTGTCCGATGTTGATCCttatccttggggttcaaatcaaaataccctaagcaataatgcttcggattatcacgttgtatattattgcgcgtacattccgagttggaCTCcctgggcgtgtacacgaaatatcgggccggtatttccatgttggtattgtCCGTGTCGGTAAATAGTGTAGCTTACATGACGTAcagcggctactacgaaaatcgaagttcgtgtcgttccgtccgtCCCtcgacgcttatactatttaatacgagagtaagagggacggtacgatactaacttcggGTTTCGAGTCACAgcaggctactccgaaactcgaaactcgaagttcgtgtcgtgcggtctctctcgctctcgtattaaatagtataagtgtcagagggaccgcacgacacgaacatcgagtttcgagtttcggagtagccctgcagactacTACTTATGTTTCGATTTGAGTAGCCCCAGCGTGTTGTGGAAGGAAACTTGGATGGATGGAGTGAtaaaaacaagataaaaaaTACCGGTTGAAGGTTGAAGGCAGGCAAGCGATTGTCGATCGATGTCGTGTCGcgtctacgaataaatatttattcgtagtgtCGCGTCGATTCGATGCGTTGCGTTTAGCGTGCGTGAGCAAGCAGGCAGGCAGGGTCACCTTCAAGCGGTTGTGGACTTACTTAGGTTATATTTGTTTTAAGAGTGGTATTTGGTGCGGTACCTAATTACACTACTTACATATAACAATCACTTCAAGTTAAAAGTTAGTATGAGCGGTGAACCTCAAGCGAAGCGCACCAAAATGAGCGCCCTCGATCAACTAAAACAAGAGTCCACGGTCGTCGCCGACACCGGGGACTTTGAAGGTTAGCGTTAGAATTAAGCATTTGACCAATTTATGCATTATGCACGATACAAGGAATTTGTTATGATTATTTCATTATGATTTTTATCGTTATTAGAGGATTTTAGAATGCAAAGCACATAAGCATTCTGAAATGGTGGAATATTCAAATGATTGGATGATTTGGATTGATTTGTTGTTATAGTTGTTAGACTGCTTAGCTTAGCATAGCTTTTCCTTGTACAAGGGTTTTTCACTGTTTTATATTATATGCTCTATTGGAGGCTCAGAAGGGAGACGGGTCTTTAGTGAGAGGACCTTTATGATAAGAAGGATTGAGTTGTGTTGTGACCTCTAAACCTTAGCCTCTtacaatttcaaatgaaatggATATCTTTTAAATTTCCAGTCCCATGTTATGCCATGTGGATTGCAAGTTTGTTTTGTATGGTTTCCAACaagcaaacaattaaaatagcaactatttaaaaaaaaaattggtctcaaggtgattttccactggcGAGGCGAGACTAGACGGGAAATGAAAATTGTTCGCAGCGGGTGCgagagaatgcatacaaatttcaattctcgcctCGTCTTTTCTCATTATTCTCATCTCATCCCgccagtggaaaatcaccatcatACACTTAATTAAGCAATGGATAGATTTTGACACTGAAACATGTCCAAATAGTATACTACTACTTCAAGTCTCATGTATTTATATTGCAATCATACCATTTCACCTTGTAAAATTCTTATGTGCGGTATAGCAGAGTTCTTCAATATATGCAACAGGATACCAATAGAAGTTGAAACAtttgtaaaacttacttaattaagtagatacaaagtgttttttttttgtagccaTGAAGGCTTACAAGCCCACGGATGCCACCACCAACCCAAGCTTGATCCTGTCAGCAGCTGGTATGGAACAGTACCAGCATCTACTGGACAAAGCCATTAAGCATGGCAAGGAATCTGGAAGGTAATTTATTAACATGACTTGCAAAAACCATGTTAAAAAACAACCTTGGAGTAATCCctgtaaaattataataagttttcagtctagttattaaaattataacaaatagaCAAAGGTCAGACAAATACACAATCAGTCAAATAATCCACCCCGCGTCATACCTGGTGCAAAGGTGCCTAATACACTCACCACATTGCCGCATTGAACCGAGATAGacaacctttgcaccagaaacgaCCCAGAGCGGGGGTCAAGACCTCTCTCACGAAGACGGCACCCCACTTCATTCAGTTATATATATTGATCTGTTGTCATCTATactaatctatactaatattataaagaggaaaactttggatttttggatgtttgttattgttatatatGTGAAATGTGGGTAGACAGAAAAACCAGTCTGCTATCTGCTTTCTGCCAGCTTATGTGCTCAGCATCCGATTATCGTAAGTTATAATAGTTATGAATAAACtcaaaactactggaccgatttaaaaaattctttcacttaGAATGCTGTTAttcctaaaattttttttttctgttttatgcGGTTTGCGCATACGccacagacgcgtaaaggtaaggaaacaaaatcaatagaaaatacgGGATTTTGGAATACGGAATACAGAATTAAACAGGAGAAGATTACGTAGGATTAAAgcaaaagaaataaagatatttacataggtacacatgataaattaaatttagtgaggagtacatattaaaattttaatatcattattatttattaatatgttcAATAAGTTATATATAGTTATGTCATTAGAGGCTAAAAGGACAGAGATGGACGTAGGTAATGGGACTTTGTAGGATATAAGCTGTTCATAAAGGAAGGAGTTGTCATGGAGAGGACATgagagaaatatatgactaGTGTCATATATTTCTCTCATGTCACATGTACACTCACAAACATTAGACTCAACcagtttaaatttagcaaggttGGCCGCcttaggctatatttattaacagaataaattagggttctgtactaaaactacaataatgtaactcagtgtaaaaaaaagttgccataaaacatctttcatcccATGCGTtgtagaaactattgattatatagaacaaaaaaaatgttttacaatattaaagaatacatcaagatctacaaaTAACTTCACGATACCATAATGTcaaactattgtagttatgtcactatagctatttttttacattttaaaagttgacagaaatgacgaCTAAAGTCAGACCATGTACCTTACCATGTACCATACCTTTGTGATAGGTAATccatttccaaataaaaaaaatatattcaagacgttttcaatacctgtagattactttttgaattactcaaatcggacattccattcaaaagatttacgaaataaaaaatatcaatctaaccaaaaaatgcatttacgttgacgcgccccggcttcgtgcgtgtcgggtgtagtttttgggaaattaagctgaaaaatgtgtgtgatgATTATAGACCTTTTTTatagttctgtgcccaaagggtaataaaaacgggaccctattactacgactccactgtccgtctgtctgtttgtcactacactaggcagtatctcatgaatcgtgatctagacacttgaaactttcacagatggTGTATTTCTactgccgctataacaacaaatactaaaaacagaacaaaataaatgtttaagggggctcccacacaacaaacgtttttttttgctcgatattaataacggcatatatacctatttatttgtataaagaaattaaaataaaacaaatatttaaggtgggctcccatacagcaaacgtgttttttttgccgttttatgctaatgtctaatgttgtataggtatggAACCGTCGtacgtgagtccgactcgcacttggccgtttttttacttttttccgtgcgaagccggggcgagtcgctagtttttaataaagatatttttgctAAATGTAGCTTTATAATCTTATCTTGTTATAAACTTTTTTAGATCACAGCTTCAAATATAAAATctgttaagtaattaatttgttaAATAGACTAAACTGTTGAGTTattaattgtatgaaaaaattttgacgaccagatggcctagtggttagagaacctggctacgaagcttgaggtcctgggttcgattcccgtgtcggggcagatatttgtataaaaaatatgaatgtttgttctcgggtcttggatgtttactatgtatttaagtatgtatctatctatataattatatttatccattgcttagtacccataacacaagctttgctaagcttactttgggactaggtcaattggtgtgaattgtgccgtgatatttatttaatttgtagcACTATTGAAGAGCAAGTGAGCGAGACGTTGGACATGCTGAGTGTGCTGTTTGGGTGcgaaattttgaaaatcataCCCGGGAGAGTGTCTGTCGAAGTAGATGCgaggtacaaaattatttacacattagaatttatttttaaatatattttaactgtGGATTCTTATATATCTTGGATGTACtgattgaatcaccaaatataACCAATTTCAAATAAGTTTAATTAAGCAAGCACCAGGCATCAAgcttgctgttttttttttttttaatggctccCTTGCTGAAGCTTGCTGTGTTGTGTGTCTAAACTAAATAAGTTTATAATTTGTCCACTTTTTCCCTTAACAAGTAAGAGCTGTAGAATACACCAATGTTTTAAGTGTCAGCATAATGAATAATGGGCATACATCACAATTATACCATATGACTAGCAAATATACAAAACTCTCAGGTGGTTTTCCTGTATTAATCACCTCTATCATGTTTTCCAGACTGTCGTTCGACAAGGATGCCAGTATTGCCAAGGCAATTAAGTTTATTAACACCTTTGCTGAGTATGGAATCAAGAAGGAGAGGATTCTCATCAAACTGGCTTCCACATGGGAGGGCATTCAAGCTgcaaagtaagtaatattttgttatACAAGTTGGTTATTTTCTAATCGTTCTTTTACGCAATATAATTTCATTCAGATTAGATGTAACTGGAGCATGTAAtgtaatctttttaatttattgtgaaACAATGCATGTTCTGTATGGAAATATTATTAGAAGTAAATCcctttaacgcattcactgccacctgacttccactggtGCCACTGATGCatgtgtgcgttcaaaatgtatgaataattatgacagcggcactgggcgaagttccgaaaacgcatttgtgcgtcggtggcagtgaatgcattAACAAGTAcagttaaatttaatgaaatgaaaacatGACATGATATTTAGAACTCTTGTTCTTACGTATGCGACCTATAAtagtattattaatattacctCTATTATAAGACAGAAAACCACTTTTGCAGGGAACTGGAAAAGAAACATGGCATCCACTGCAACCTGACTCTACTGTTTTCGCTGCACCAAGCTATTGCGTGCGCGGAGGCTAATGTTACATTAATTTCGCCGTTCGTCGGAAGAATCTTAGACTGGTAAGTGAGAAAATATTTCAAGGTTACACAATTATAATTTATCCATAGTACTtagtactatttttatttatcaacgTAAGCAAAGCATTATTCTTCTAGGAAACATAATGTAGGTATCAAACATTGTCAAAATAACAaacatcttttatttttatacctataaagagTATCGTGACTAACTGACGTTGATAGTTTTCTGAAACCCAATCGCTCATACATAATCATTGTAACCTGATACGAATTCTTTCCAACAATTTTAAGTTAGAGCTGCAGCTGTTTTATGAGGACTTTGGATAGATATGCCGCGTGTACATTTCAAGGTTATGGATATGGTTCTTATGCCGAAACATTAACAGGCATGAACTTATTTCTAACATACTATAATGGGAACTATAATGAGTCTGAACAGGGGCTGTTATTTTGGTTCTCAGATGCTCTACTGTATTTTGTTAGATTAAACAGAGGCTGCATCATATATTTTTGTCacgtaaaatatcaaaaacattTCAGATAATCTTTGAACAGTCGTATTTCTAATGTAGGTATGTGGAACACACAAAGAAGACATATGAAGCCAAAGAAGATCCCGGTGTGCTCTCAGTGACGCGCGTCTACAACTACTACAAAAAGTTCGGATACAAGACGCAGGTGATGGGTGCTTCGTTCAGGAACACGGGCGAGATCCGCGAACTCGCCGGCTGCGATCTGCTCACCATAAGCCCCAAGTTGCTGCAAGAGCTGGCTGCTAGCGACCAGCCGCTCAAGAGGGTAAGAATACATTCACATAAACATGTAACACAGTCAGTGCCAATAACCTGACAATCAGAGGCCGTCAGAA
Above is a window of Choristoneura fumiferana chromosome 2, NRCan_CFum_1, whole genome shotgun sequence DNA encoding:
- the LOC141442980 gene encoding cytochrome b-c1 complex subunit 8-like; this encodes MGKHFGELAFIRGIVYYKLSPHEQKPFAGAFTHGLFNIFPRTTATILYWLPPFLLGYCWYSAVESAYHHNKRKNLQDYANEVDPNPEPPPPEEPVKEGKKKC
- the Taldo gene encoding transaldolase, which gives rise to MSGEPQAKRTKMSALDQLKQESTVVADTGDFEAMKAYKPTDATTNPSLILSAAGMEQYQHLLDKAIKHGKESGSTIEEQVSETLDMLSVLFGCEILKIIPGRVSVEVDARLSFDKDASIAKAIKFINTFAEYGIKKERILIKLASTWEGIQAAKELEKKHGIHCNLTLLFSLHQAIACAEANVTLISPFVGRILDWYVEHTKKTYEAKEDPGVLSVTRVYNYYKKFGYKTQVMGASFRNTGEIRELAGCDLLTISPKLLQELAASDQPLKRVLDPKVAEQSDIEKVSLTEAQFRWHMNEDQMATDKLSDGIRKFAADTRKLESLIKTLLAKK